One genomic segment of Syngnathus acus chromosome 1, fSynAcu1.2, whole genome shotgun sequence includes these proteins:
- the si:dkey-27h10.2 gene encoding uncharacterized protein si:dkey-27h10.2 isoform X2: MLAFAPSLVTLGFALASLAASQITPGSTTESERLNFTTPGTMSENGLISETMGNSNKTIMSSTMSYMNATTPQTDLRGNTSEGTSNETTPPPMTTPKIYTTKMTGRQNDKTKPYARRGYDTAGIVILIVIIAVAIGLGIACFISRRRARRYAVDFSSRVDEASVPLSPVEPMLANDSAPHNGLQTFERSKEEEKEEATTNVEEDEAKAEAESASLPEDDSQDKDAKDAKDAEPVKPNDPDQQMSDGTVEESPKNENNSNNSDMTQRKDFKSSTIFWEISLNSPV; encoded by the exons ATGTTAGCCTTTGCGCCGTCCTTGGTTACGCTGG GCTTTGCTTTGGCCTCGCTCGCGGCATCGCAAATCACTCCCGGCTCGACGACAGAATCGGAACGGCTTAATTTCACCACGCCTGGCACAATGTCAGAAAACGGTCTCATCTCCGAAACTATGGGAAACAGCAACAAGACCATTATGAGTAGCACCATGAGCTACATGAACGCCACCACGCCTCAGACGGATCTCAGAG GTAACACAAGTGAAGGCACATCCAACGAGACCACGCCTCCACCCATGACCACTCCTAAAATCTACACCACCAAAATGACGGGAAGGCAGAATGACAAAA CAAAGCCTTATGctagaagaggctacgacacCGCTG GCATCGTCATCCTCATTGTGATCATCGCGGTCGCTATCGGATTGGGGATCGCTTGCTTCATCTCGAGGAGGCGAGCAAGG cgCTACGCTGTGGACTTCTCCTCAAGAGTAGACGAAGCCAGCGTCCCTCTGAGCCCCGTGGAGCCCATGTTGGCCAATGACAGCGCGCCACACAATG GCTTGCAGACATTTGAAAGgtcaaaagaagaagaaaaagaagaagcaacaacaaatgtgGAGGAAGACGAAGCAAAAG CTGAAGCTGAGTCGGCATCGCTACCCGAAGATGACTCGCAGGACAAAGATGCCAAAGATGCCAAAGATGCCGAGCCGGTGAAACCCAATGACCCAGACCAACAAATGTCCGACGGGACCGTGGAGGAGAGTccaaagaatgaaaacaacagcaacaattcTGACATGACGCAGAGGAAAG ATTTCAAATCGTCCACCATTTTTTGGGAGATTTCCCTCAACAGCCCGGTGTGA
- the si:dkey-27h10.2 gene encoding uncharacterized protein si:dkey-27h10.2 isoform X1 gives MLAFAPSLVTLGFALASLAASQITPGSTTESERLNFTTPGTMSENGLISETMGNSNKTIMSSTMSYMNATTPQTDLRGNTSEGTSNETTPPPMTTPKIYTTKMTGRQNDKSTTTAKPYARRGYDTAGIVILIVIIAVAIGLGIACFISRRRARRYAVDFSSRVDEASVPLSPVEPMLANDSAPHNGLQTFERSKEEEKEEATTNVEEDEAKAEAESASLPEDDSQDKDAKDAKDAEPVKPNDPDQQMSDGTVEESPKNENNSNNSDMTQRKDFKSSTIFWEISLNSPV, from the exons ATGTTAGCCTTTGCGCCGTCCTTGGTTACGCTGG GCTTTGCTTTGGCCTCGCTCGCGGCATCGCAAATCACTCCCGGCTCGACGACAGAATCGGAACGGCTTAATTTCACCACGCCTGGCACAATGTCAGAAAACGGTCTCATCTCCGAAACTATGGGAAACAGCAACAAGACCATTATGAGTAGCACCATGAGCTACATGAACGCCACCACGCCTCAGACGGATCTCAGAG GTAACACAAGTGAAGGCACATCCAACGAGACCACGCCTCCACCCATGACCACTCCTAAAATCTACACCACCAAAATGACGGGAAGGCAGAATGACAAAA GTACCACCACAGCAAAGCCTTATGctagaagaggctacgacacCGCTG GCATCGTCATCCTCATTGTGATCATCGCGGTCGCTATCGGATTGGGGATCGCTTGCTTCATCTCGAGGAGGCGAGCAAGG cgCTACGCTGTGGACTTCTCCTCAAGAGTAGACGAAGCCAGCGTCCCTCTGAGCCCCGTGGAGCCCATGTTGGCCAATGACAGCGCGCCACACAATG GCTTGCAGACATTTGAAAGgtcaaaagaagaagaaaaagaagaagcaacaacaaatgtgGAGGAAGACGAAGCAAAAG CTGAAGCTGAGTCGGCATCGCTACCCGAAGATGACTCGCAGGACAAAGATGCCAAAGATGCCAAAGATGCCGAGCCGGTGAAACCCAATGACCCAGACCAACAAATGTCCGACGGGACCGTGGAGGAGAGTccaaagaatgaaaacaacagcaacaattcTGACATGACGCAGAGGAAAG ATTTCAAATCGTCCACCATTTTTTGGGAGATTTCCCTCAACAGCCCGGTGTGA